One part of the Zymomonas mobilis subsp. pomaceae ATCC 29192 genome encodes these proteins:
- the cysC gene encoding adenylyl-sulfate kinase, producing the protein MTTQPTQPEKTDQNIVWHQHPVTQESREALHSHKGAILWFTGLSGSGKSTVAGALEQVLHSRGVSTYLLDGDNIRHGLCRDLGFSDADRKENIRRVGEVAKLMADAGLVVLTAFISPHRVERQMVRDMVQQGRFIEIFVDTPLAVCESRDPKGLYKKARAGELKNFTGIDSVYEAPLKPEIRLDGQKSLTEITANLLAALRQYNIIK; encoded by the coding sequence ATGACGACCCAGCCTACTCAGCCTGAAAAAACAGATCAGAATATCGTCTGGCATCAGCATCCTGTAACGCAAGAAAGCCGGGAGGCACTTCACAGTCACAAAGGGGCTATCCTGTGGTTTACCGGTCTATCCGGTTCCGGCAAATCTACGGTTGCCGGGGCCTTGGAACAAGTGCTCCACAGCCGAGGGGTCAGCACCTATCTTCTGGACGGCGATAATATTCGTCATGGTTTATGCCGTGATCTTGGATTTTCTGATGCTGACCGGAAAGAAAATATCCGGCGCGTAGGCGAAGTCGCCAAATTGATGGCAGATGCCGGTTTAGTGGTGCTAACAGCTTTTATTTCACCCCATCGTGTTGAACGACAAATGGTGCGTGATATGGTACAGCAAGGGCGATTTATCGAAATCTTTGTTGATACACCGCTAGCCGTTTGTGAAAGTCGCGATCCCAAAGGCCTTTATAAAAAGGCACGCGCAGGTGAACTGAAAAATTTCACGGGTATAGATTCTGTCTATGAAGCACCGTTAAAACCGGAAATCCGTCTTGATGGACAAAAGTCCTTAACTGAAATCACCGCAAATTTATTGGCGGCCCTAAGACAGTATAATATTATAAAGTAA